The following are encoded in a window of Chryseobacterium sp. genomic DNA:
- a CDS encoding PLP-dependent cysteine synthase family protein translates to MSNVYDNILGLIGNTPLVKLNHVTREIPAMVYAKLESCNPGHSTKDRIALHIIEKAEEKGILTPESVIVETTSGNTGFSVAMVSIVKGYKCILAVSDKTKAEKIAYLKALGAQVYVCPANVPADDPRSYYEVAKRIASETPNSVYINQYFNELNIDAHYQTTGPEIWEQTEGKVTHVFACTGTGGTLSGSAKFLREKNPDIKIIGVDADGSILKGYHETGEINPLDIKPYQIEGMGKNLIPSALLFDQIDQFVKVNDEMSAYRTREIALKEAIMGGYTCGAVTQGLIQYAQAHPFGPDEVVVLIFPDHGSRYITKVYSDEWMAQQGFVNNCVHNYDEVFKTEYIK, encoded by the coding sequence CGATAATATTCTTGGCTTAATCGGAAATACTCCATTGGTGAAACTTAATCATGTGACCAGGGAGATCCCGGCAATGGTGTACGCCAAACTTGAGTCCTGTAATCCCGGACATTCCACTAAAGACAGGATTGCCCTCCATATTATAGAAAAAGCTGAAGAAAAAGGAATTCTGACTCCTGAATCAGTAATCGTAGAAACCACCTCCGGAAATACAGGATTTTCGGTTGCTATGGTTTCCATTGTGAAGGGTTATAAGTGCATACTTGCCGTTAGTGACAAGACGAAAGCGGAAAAAATTGCCTATCTGAAAGCTCTGGGCGCTCAGGTTTATGTTTGCCCTGCAAATGTACCTGCAGACGATCCGCGCTCTTACTATGAGGTAGCCAAAAGAATTGCTTCGGAAACTCCCAACTCCGTTTATATCAATCAATATTTTAACGAGCTCAATATAGATGCCCATTACCAGACTACCGGTCCCGAAATCTGGGAGCAAACTGAAGGTAAAGTAACTCATGTCTTTGCCTGCACAGGTACGGGCGGTACACTCTCCGGATCTGCTAAATTCCTTAGGGAGAAAAATCCTGACATCAAGATTATAGGTGTAGATGCAGACGGGTCCATCCTTAAAGGTTATCATGAAACCGGTGAGATTAATCCACTGGATATCAAGCCATATCAGATTGAAGGAATGGGTAAAAATTTGATTCCTTCGGCATTGCTTTTTGACCAGATTGACCAGTTTGTAAAGGTGAATGACGAAATGTCGGCCTACCGTACCAGAGAAATTGCACTGAAGGAGGCAATTATGGGCGGTTACACCTGTGGTGCCGTAACCCAGGGACTGATTCAGTACGCTCAGGCTCATCCTTTCGGACCCGACGAGGTGGTTGTGCTGATCTTTCCGGATCACGGATCAAGATACATCACCAAGGTATACAGCGACGAGTGGATGGCTCAGCAGGGTTTTGTGAACAATTGCGTACATAACTACGACGAAGTTTTCAAGACCGAATACATCAAATAA